Proteins found in one Exiguobacterium sp. 9-2 genomic segment:
- a CDS encoding copper homeostasis protein CutC, translating into MLEIIASTVEEAVAAEQAGADRIELVSALSEGGLTPSYGLIRQVVSTVEIPVHVLVRPHSKSFVYSKSDEETIITDIDLIRELGAAGIVVGSLTADGRVDEGFLGRIIKHKGELSLTFHRAIDSSRDIFEAAEVLADFPEVDRILTSGGQATALEGKETIARLIADYPDLIILPGSGITLENAEALLEATKASELHVGSAVLQDGAIQKERVEALTRLLG; encoded by the coding sequence ATGTTAGAAATCATCGCATCGACCGTAGAAGAAGCGGTCGCAGCAGAACAAGCCGGAGCGGACCGGATTGAGCTCGTTTCCGCATTATCCGAAGGGGGATTGACGCCGAGCTACGGACTGATCCGTCAAGTCGTCTCGACGGTCGAGATTCCGGTTCACGTCCTCGTGCGACCACATAGTAAGTCGTTCGTCTATTCGAAATCAGATGAGGAGACAATCATCACGGATATTGACTTGATCCGTGAACTCGGTGCAGCCGGGATCGTCGTCGGCTCATTGACAGCAGACGGTCGTGTCGACGAAGGTTTCCTCGGTCGCATCATCAAACATAAAGGGGAACTGTCATTGACGTTCCACCGAGCAATCGACAGTAGTCGTGATATTTTTGAAGCGGCAGAAGTACTCGCTGATTTTCCGGAAGTCGACCGGATCTTGACGTCAGGTGGTCAAGCGACGGCACTAGAAGGTAAAGAGACAATCGCACGTTTGATTGCAGACTATCCGGACTTGATCATCTTACCAGGATCCGGCATCACACTTGAAAATGCAGAGGCACTTCTTGAAGCAACGAAGGCGTCCGAACTGCATGTAGGATCGGCGGTCTTACAAGACGGTGCCATTCAAAAAGAACGCGTTGAGGCGTTGACACGACTCCTAGGATGA
- a CDS encoding DeoR/GlpR family DNA-binding transcription regulator, whose translation MSLLGEERKSRIMEWLEEEGKVMTKDLIERLDVSGETVRRYLEELERERQLKRVYGGAIYQGGKRETPISRRTDQLSRRLARYAKGWLSDYSCIFLGRGEPVEHLLPYLTGNATIVTNSLIVASHLEQCRKTGPFTGEIRLLGGTVDAYGQTVGVEVLQALDAYAFDACFLSFDGAEIERGFVSDDIESSLIQKAVISCTKDVYAFLANDEFQGNRKYKVAEFRRAKIVLSPASYPPSWEMKLFNERVNWMVVS comes from the coding sequence GTGTCGTTATTAGGAGAAGAGCGGAAATCACGCATCATGGAATGGCTGGAAGAGGAAGGGAAAGTCATGACGAAGGATTTGATCGAACGTCTCGATGTCTCGGGAGAAACGGTACGACGCTACTTAGAGGAGTTGGAACGCGAACGTCAATTGAAGCGTGTCTATGGCGGTGCTATCTATCAAGGAGGAAAACGGGAGACGCCGATCTCACGGCGAACGGATCAGCTGTCCCGCCGTTTAGCGCGCTATGCGAAAGGGTGGCTCAGTGACTATTCCTGTATCTTTCTCGGACGGGGAGAACCGGTCGAGCATTTGTTACCTTATTTAACGGGAAACGCGACGATTGTCACGAATTCACTGATCGTCGCCAGTCACTTGGAGCAGTGCCGTAAGACGGGACCGTTCACTGGGGAAATTCGATTGTTAGGCGGAACAGTCGATGCATACGGACAGACGGTCGGGGTCGAGGTATTGCAAGCGCTGGATGCCTATGCTTTTGATGCCTGTTTCCTATCGTTTGATGGTGCTGAGATTGAGCGAGGCTTCGTCAGTGATGATATCGAATCGTCACTTATCCAAAAAGCGGTCATTAGTTGCACAAAAGATGTCTACGCCTTCTTAGCCAATGACGAGTTCCAAGGAAACCGAAAATATAAAGTGGCAGAGTTCCGGCGCGCGAAAATCGTCCTCAGTCCAGCTTCCTATCCGCCATCATGGGAGATGAAACTGTTCAACGAACGCGTGAACTGGATGGTCGTCTCATGA
- the plsY gene encoding glycerol-3-phosphate 1-O-acyltransferase PlsY: MIEIIGILVLGYLLGSIPFALLVGKWGHGIDIRQQGSGNLGTTNTFRVLGKKAGIIVLIGDLGKGAVASLVPILMGADVHPLFAGLAAVVGHIYPIFAKFKGGKAVATSGGMLLVTSPILFIFLLVSFLTTLRLSRMVSLSSIVAASVGIVVSITIGVLTNDWIVPTFFTVLALFVIFKHRDNIQRIRQGTESKIPLFAKKSSE; the protein is encoded by the coding sequence ATGATTGAAATCATAGGGATTTTGGTTCTTGGCTATCTGCTTGGTTCGATTCCGTTCGCATTACTTGTCGGGAAATGGGGACACGGAATCGATATTCGTCAACAAGGTAGCGGGAATCTCGGAACGACGAATACGTTCCGTGTCTTGGGGAAAAAGGCAGGAATCATCGTCTTGATCGGTGATCTTGGAAAAGGAGCCGTCGCGAGCCTTGTTCCGATCTTGATGGGCGCGGATGTGCATCCGCTGTTTGCTGGATTAGCGGCTGTCGTCGGTCATATCTATCCGATTTTCGCAAAGTTCAAGGGCGGAAAGGCAGTCGCGACGTCTGGTGGGATGTTGCTCGTGACGAGTCCGATTCTCTTCATCTTTCTGCTCGTATCCTTTTTGACGACACTTCGCCTGAGCCGGATGGTCTCGCTTAGTTCGATTGTCGCAGCAAGTGTCGGGATTGTCGTGTCGATCACGATCGGCGTCTTGACGAACGATTGGATCGTTCCGACCTTCTTTACGGTTCTTGCGTTGTTCGTCATCTTCAAGCACCGTGATAACATCCAACGGATTCGCCAAGGAACAGAGTCTAAGATTCCACTCTTTGCAAAGAAATCATCTGAATGA
- a CDS encoding D-alanyl-D-alanine carboxypeptidase family protein, translated as MKKIVTVSTLALLLAGCNPGDQQADDTTKTEQKSDETTQSKDETKKEDTAKDTNKEETNKTDKTDETTKDDTSEDAKQEDKSSEDKSSDETTQEDQGSSDDATKDETEKKDDTPAAENKTEDKKDESTDKPDSSSQDPEQEKPSKPEDETPDVDKSADAKADLSLGMLVVVNKKYSLPIDYKPSDLVVPNVSFSYSGVLEQSYMRAPAAKQMEKMFAAAKKEGVTLNAVSGFRSGARQKVLYNNYVARDGKAAADQYSARPGHSEHQTGLTFDISAPSVGNGLTAALGDTKEGKWIANNAAKFGFIVRYDRGFQSRTGYTYEPWHIRYVGVDVATQIKNNGQTLEEYMKVGH; from the coding sequence ATGAAAAAAATCGTAACCGTTAGTACGTTAGCGCTTCTCCTTGCAGGATGTAATCCTGGAGATCAACAAGCGGACGATACGACGAAAACTGAACAGAAATCAGATGAGACAACACAATCAAAAGACGAAACGAAAAAAGAAGACACAGCAAAAGACACGAACAAAGAAGAAACAAACAAAACAGACAAAACAGATGAAACAACGAAAGACGATACGTCAGAAGATGCAAAACAAGAAGACAAGTCATCTGAAGACAAATCATCCGATGAGACGACACAAGAGGACCAAGGATCTTCGGATGACGCAACGAAGGATGAAACAGAAAAGAAAGATGATACACCTGCAGCAGAGAACAAAACAGAAGACAAAAAGGACGAATCGACGGATAAACCGGATAGTTCGTCTCAGGATCCAGAGCAGGAAAAACCATCGAAACCAGAAGATGAGACGCCAGACGTCGATAAATCAGCAGATGCCAAAGCCGATCTTTCGCTTGGAATGCTCGTCGTTGTCAACAAGAAGTATAGCTTGCCAATCGACTACAAGCCGTCGGATCTCGTCGTTCCAAACGTCAGCTTCTCCTATTCGGGTGTACTTGAACAAAGCTACATGCGAGCACCAGCTGCGAAACAGATGGAAAAGATGTTCGCTGCTGCTAAAAAAGAAGGCGTGACATTGAACGCTGTCAGCGGATTCCGTTCCGGCGCACGTCAAAAAGTATTGTATAATAATTATGTCGCACGTGACGGCAAGGCAGCTGCTGATCAATATTCAGCACGCCCTGGTCACAGTGAACACCAGACCGGTCTCACTTTTGATATTTCGGCACCAAGCGTAGGTAATGGATTAACTGCCGCTCTTGGCGATACGAAAGAAGGAAAATGGATCGCGAATAACGCAGCGAAGTTCGGCTTCATCGTTCGTTACGACCGTGGTTTCCAGTCGCGGACGGGTTATACGTATGAGCCATGGCACATTCGTTATGTCGGAGTCGATGTCGCGACACAAATTAAAAATAACGGACAGACTCTTGAGGAATATATGAAAGTCGGTCACTAA